The Campylobacter hyointestinalis subsp. hyointestinalis nucleotide sequence GGGTATAGGGGGCTTGATTGTTATTCTGAAGTGATACAAGATGGAATGCTAGAGCTTATAAAAAACGGAGTTGTCGATTTTGCTTCTGCTTCTGCTTTGTCGCTTAGCCCTGATGGAGTCAAGGATTTTAGAGCTAATGTCGAATTCTATAAAGAGCATATAGTTTTACGTCCTCAAGAAATTTCAAATAGTCCGGAGGTTATCCGTAGACTTGGCGTGATCGCAATGAATGGAATGCTTGAAGCAGATATCTATGGAAACGTAAATTCAACAAACGTAATGGGAACCCAGATAATGAACGGTATAGGCGGTAGTGGGGATTTTGCTAGAAATGGATATCTTTCTATATTTTTAACGCCGTCTATGGCAAAAGGCGGAGCGATTTCTGCTATAGTGCCTTTTGTGAGCCACTTAGATCATACAGAGCATGATTCTATGGTGATCGTAACGGAGTACGGTTTTGCCGATTTGCGTGGTTTATCTCCAAAAGAGCGTGCTAAAAAAATGATAGCTATCGCTCATCCAGACTATAGGCAAATGTTGCAAGATTATTTTGATCGTGCTTGTAGTGAGCCAAAAGCAGGCCATACGCCTCATATTTTAAGTGAAGCTCTTAGTTGGCATGATCGTTATAAAAAAACAGGAACTATGAAAATTTAAATTTACAAGTCCGAATTTATCTGAATTCGGACTTAATCTTCTAAATTTATCTGCAGTGTAAATTTAAATAAGCTTTAATGATAATGTAAACGCTTATTTGCTAATCTTACAAACATTTTATTTAATGAAAAGGAAAATAGCATGAAAAAAGTTTTATTGATTTTGACTGTATTGTGTGTGCAGATGTTTGCTAAATTTGAAACCATAGAAGTGGATCAAAATACTATAAATGATCAAAATATACAGATCATAGATGTCAGAACGCCTGCTGAATGGGAACAAACCGGTGTTTTAAACGGCGCCATTTTGGTGACTTATAGAAATAGTGATGGTAGTATAAATCCAAATTTTGTGAATAAAGTAAAAAGCAAAATAGACCCAAATAAAAAAGTTGCAGTTATCTGTAGAAGTGGCGCAAGAAGCAAGGCAGCTTCAACTTTACTAGATGAAAACGGAGTCGATGGCGTGATAAATCTGGGCGGTGGAATGAATAAAGTTTTAGATAAAAAACTTCCAACCGTAAAACCGTAATCAAATTTAGCAAAAAAAAAACGATATAAATTTATATTTCTGGTATGGACTTATATCCATACCAGATAAATTTATACTATTTGCATAGCATCTATGACATTGTGTGTAAAACCAAGCTCTTCTTTTGAAAGACCTAGTGCTAGACCTACTAGCTGCGAAAGATGCAAGATAGGCACTCTTGCTTTTGAGTTGGTGTATCCTTGAGCTCCATCTTGATAGATATCAAGTTGCATTTGACAAAGAGGGCATGGCGTAACTATACAATCTGCGTCATTTTCATCTGCGTCATTCACTATTTGGCTAGTCATCTTTTTTACTGATGTTTTGGCTGGATAAGTAGCGTGAAATCCGCAGCACTCAAGCCTTTTTTTAAATGGTACTACGGTTGCCCCAAGAGCCGTAATGACGCTTTCAAAGCTTTTTGGATTTACCGAGCTTTCAAATCCTAATACGGACTGTGGTCTGACACTATGACATCTATAAAATGCCGCGACCTTTAGCCCTTTTAGTGGTCTTTTAACTTTTAGTTTTATGATGTTTACATTTTTAGCTAAAACCCAAAGAAGGCTTGTTATATCAGCGCTTCTGTTATATTTCATATTTCCTTGTGCTAAAAACGTGTTGATTTCGTCTTTTTTACCTTTATCAAGAGCGTTTTTGGCTGTTGTTAATACTAATAAACATGTGCTACAAGTTGTTAAAATAAGCATTTGCATTTGTTCGGCAAGTGCTATATTTCTTGCGTTTGCCACTAGTGTGGCTACTGGATTGACATCCTGGGCTTGAGTAGCCCCACAGCAACTCCAACCTTTTATCTCATGGAGTTTGATACCTAAGATAGGCGCGATAGCCTCAAGCGAGATCTTTGCCTCTTTTGCTGCTTGAGATAAAACACATCCCGAAAAAAAGCAAATTCATTTTGCAGGACTACTCCTTATTTGCAGCTTGTGCTGCTTTTATCATTTTTACTAGATCTTTATGTCCTTCTATCTCTTTTTCGCCAAAGATGTGTAAAGGATTTAATTTTCCAGATCTTCAAAGAGTGATGGCAAGTCCAGTTTTGGTTATAGTTGCTGCACCTTCGCTTTTAAGCGCTAAAAGTACTTCGTTTAATCTACCTGATCCATCAACTAAATCAGTATAAAACGCCTTAGCATGAGCAGGTCCTACACCGCTAGTTAGTCCTTTTTTTATAGCTTTTATTCTTAAGGATGCGATGTTTTCAGTGGCATTTATCCCTTTTGGACAGCGATCTATACACTCTTGACAATGTACGCAGTTCCATAGCCCTCCCATTACTGAAGCTTTAGTATGAAGCATATCGTTTTTATTTCTTGAGTCAAATGCCGCTCTAAAGGCATGCACAAATACAAACGGTTCCATATAATCACTATTATCAGCTGATAATTTATTGCACTCAGACGCGCAACATCCGCACAATATACAATCCCATTCTTTTACTATTTTATCGAACTCAGCTTGAGTTTGGACGCAGCCTTTTTTAGGTGAAAATTCATCTTTTGGTACTATAGCTGGATGAATTTTCTTTAAGCTTTCAACTGATGGTTCCCAATCAACTACAAGATCTGAGATAACTCTAAAATTTGCTATAGGGGCGATATTTAATATATCTGGATCATCATACGTTCCAAGTAGATCTTTCATTTTTGTATCGCATGCTAAAACGGCGTGTCCGTTTACTCTGACTGCGCACGCTCCGCATATAGCAGATCTGCAAGACGCGGTAAAGTTTAATGTAGTATCCTTAGTTTGCTTGATAAAAAGTAATGTATAAAGTAAAGTTTTATTTATGATATCTTCTTTTTTAATATCATAATCTTGTTTGTAATGTTCTTTTCCATCAAATCTCTCTATAACTATTTTCATTGTGGTTTCCTTCCATCAAGTGAGAATTTAGTAACTATAACGTCTTTATAGCTAAGCTCTAGTTTGTTGTCTTTTAAAGTCACTATGCTATGTTTTAAGAAATTTACATCATCACGCTTTGGATAGTCTTCTCTAGTATGAGCGCCGCGACTCTCAAGCCTATTTCTTGCGGCTAGACATGCACACTTAGATAGAAGTATCAAGTTTCCAAGTTCGTAATAATCAGTAAATGCAGTATTCATTACTAAATTTGGATTTGGAACGTAAAGTTTGTTATAACGCTCCTCAATGTCATCAAGTGCTACTGCTAGGGCGTCTAATTGCTTTTGGGTTCTAAATATGCCCATATTATCCCAGTTTTGCCTACCTAACTCCTCT carries:
- a CDS encoding rhodanese-like domain-containing protein, which encodes MKKVLLILTVLCVQMFAKFETIEVDQNTINDQNIQIIDVRTPAEWEQTGVLNGAILVTYRNSDGSINPNFVNKVKSKIDPNKKVAVICRSGARSKAASTLLDENGVDGVINLGGGMNKVLDKKLPTVKP